One genomic segment of Misgurnus anguillicaudatus chromosome 23, ASM2758022v2, whole genome shotgun sequence includes these proteins:
- the bsg gene encoding basigin isoform X2, whose amino-acid sequence MKRRGNPWLFAGILVVLSCFYRAEASTAGFIKSPMSQMKLIEDGAELHCEVIGNPVPEIQWWFIEGEEPDEIVSQLFDGAREHRVRINATYIHHATSTLLLTDLALNDTGVYECRASNDPDRNDLRTPPKVKWIRSQANVIVFEHATITTEPVEVTNKTAATLSCNLTNPSTSIKGHYWAKNGKPIDTTNSKTSEPYTQYTIEKIDYHFAGIYACVFLTEPQVNATIEVKAQPHVGAYKHSEYGNENDNVALVCVAHGYPLPTDWLWYKHKEDDDSEIPIINGTDVKYEIKNTPNKTMLHVHNLDMEKDMGTYMCQGLSDQGKAEDKIQLRVRSRLAALWPFLGIVAEVIVLVAIIFIYEKRRKPDEIIDDDDSGSAPLKSNSATNHKDKNVRQRNSN is encoded by the exons ATGAAACGGAGGGGGAACCCGTGGCTGTTCGCCGGTATTTTGGTCGTGCTGTCGTGTTTTTACCGAGCTGAAGCTTCGACAG CGGGCTTCATAAAATCGCCCATGTCTCAGATGAAACTGATCGAAGACGGTGCAGAGCTGCATTGCGAAGTCATAGGCAACCCCGTCCCTGAAATTCAATGGTGGTTCATTGAGGGCGAAGAGCCAGATGAGATCGTTTCACAGCTGTTTGATGGCGCAAGGGAGCACCGCGTACGCATCAACGCCACCTATATCCACCATGCCACCAGCACGCTTTTACTCACCGACCTAGCGCTCAACGACACGGGGGTTTACGAGTGCCGTGCATCCAACGACCCAGACCGAAATGACCTCAGGACCCCACCTAAAGTCAAGTGGATTCGCTCACAAGCAAACGTTATAGTGTTTGAAC ATGCAACCATCACTACCGAACCAGTGGAAGTGACCAACAAGACCGCTGCCACTCTCAGCTGCAACCTTACCAACCCCTCTACTAGCATCAAAGGCCATTATTGGGCAAAGAATGGCAAGCCCATTGATACTACTAACTCAAAGACTTCTGAACCCTACACACAATACAC AATTGAGAAGATTGATTACCATTTTGCTGGCATATATGCCTGTGTCTTCTTAACAGAGCCACAGGTTAATGCCACAATTGAAGTCAAAG CTCAACCACATGTAGGGGCATATAAACACTCAGAGTATGGAAATGAAAATGACAACGTCGCTCTAGTGTGTGTGGCACATGGGTACCCACTTCCGACAGACTGGCTTTGGTATAAACATAAAGAAGATGATGATTCTGAG ATCCCCATAATCAATGGCACTGATGTGAAGTATGAGATCAAGAACACCCCCAACAAGACCATGCTCCATGTGCACAATCTGGACATGGAAAAAGACATGGGCACCTACATGTGCCAAGGCCTTAGTGATCAGGGAAAAGCCGAGGATAAGATCCAGCTGCGTGTGCGCAGCCGCCTGGCCGCTCTTTGGCCTTTCCTCGGCATCGTCGCCGAGGTCATTGTTCTAGTCGCCATCATCTTCATCTATGAGAAGAGGAGAAAGCCTGATGAGATCATTGATG ATGATGACTCAGGATCTGCCCCACT GAAGAGCAACTCCGCCACGAACCACAAAGACAAAAATGTCCGGCAAAGAAACTCCAACTAA
- the bsg gene encoding basigin isoform X1 produces the protein MKRRGNPWLFAGILVVLSCFYRAEASTDATITTEPVEVTNKTAATLSCNLTNPSTSIKGHYWAKNGKPIDTTNSKTSEPYTQYTIEKIDYHFAGIYACVFLTEPQVNATIEVKAQPHVGAYKHSEYGNENDNVALVCVAHGYPLPTDWLWYKHKEDDDSEIPIINGTDVKYEIKNTPNKTMLHVHNLDMEKDMGTYMCQGLSDQGKAEDKIQLRVRSRLAALWPFLGIVAEVIVLVAIIFIYEKRRKPDEIIDDDDSGSAPLKSNSATNHKDKNVRQRNSN, from the exons ATGAAACGGAGGGGGAACCCGTGGCTGTTCGCCGGTATTTTGGTCGTGCTGTCGTGTTTTTACCGAGCTGAAGCTTCGACAG ATGCAACCATCACTACCGAACCAGTGGAAGTGACCAACAAGACCGCTGCCACTCTCAGCTGCAACCTTACCAACCCCTCTACTAGCATCAAAGGCCATTATTGGGCAAAGAATGGCAAGCCCATTGATACTACTAACTCAAAGACTTCTGAACCCTACACACAATACAC AATTGAGAAGATTGATTACCATTTTGCTGGCATATATGCCTGTGTCTTCTTAACAGAGCCACAGGTTAATGCCACAATTGAAGTCAAAG CTCAACCACATGTAGGGGCATATAAACACTCAGAGTATGGAAATGAAAATGACAACGTCGCTCTAGTGTGTGTGGCACATGGGTACCCACTTCCGACAGACTGGCTTTGGTATAAACATAAAGAAGATGATGATTCTGAG ATCCCCATAATCAATGGCACTGATGTGAAGTATGAGATCAAGAACACCCCCAACAAGACCATGCTCCATGTGCACAATCTGGACATGGAAAAAGACATGGGCACCTACATGTGCCAAGGCCTTAGTGATCAGGGAAAAGCCGAGGATAAGATCCAGCTGCGTGTGCGCAGCCGCCTGGCCGCTCTTTGGCCTTTCCTCGGCATCGTCGCCGAGGTCATTGTTCTAGTCGCCATCATCTTCATCTATGAGAAGAGGAGAAAGCCTGATGAGATCATTGATG ATGATGACTCAGGATCTGCCCCACT GAAGAGCAACTCCGCCACGAACCACAAAGACAAAAATGTCCGGCAAAGAAACTCCAACTAA